The following proteins come from a genomic window of Campylobacter coli 76339:
- a CDS encoding Nonheme iron-containing ferritin, which produces MLSKEVVDLLNEQINKEMYAANLYLSMSSWCYENSLDGAGLFLFQHASEESEHARKLVTYLNETDSHVELKAVKQPEQNFKSLLDVFEKTYEHEQSITKSINDLVEHMLKNKDYSTFNFLQWYVSEQHEEEALFRGIVDKIKLISDNGNGLYLADQYIKNIALSRK; this is translated from the coding sequence ATGCTTTCAAAAGAGGTAGTTGATTTATTAAACGAGCAAATCAACAAAGAAATGTATGCGGCTAATTTATATTTAAGTATGAGTTCTTGGTGCTATGAAAATAGTCTTGATGGAGCTGGACTCTTTCTTTTTCAACACGCAAGTGAAGAAAGTGAACACGCTAGAAAACTCGTAACTTATCTTAATGAAACTGATTCACATGTAGAGCTTAAAGCAGTAAAGCAACCTGAACAAAATTTCAAATCTTTACTTGATGTTTTTGAAAAAACTTATGAGCATGAACAAAGCATTACAAAATCAATCAATGATCTTGTAGAACATATGCTAAAAAATAAAGATTATTCTACTTTTAATTTTCTTCAATGGTATGTAAGCGAACAACACGAAGAAGAAGCACTTTTCCGCGGTATAGTAGATAAAATCAAACTCATCAGCGACAATGGAAACGGCTTGTATCTAGCTGATCAATACATCAAAAATATAGCTTTGTCTAGAAAATAA
- a CDS encoding Probable poly(beta-D-mannuronate) O-acetylase — protein sequence MTYFSLEFSVLMILFFAIYWAFKDSYKIQNILILSFSYLIYILINPYFALILFIYTFFIHFFALLIFVRRKRYIFATCLSFIILNLCFFKYFPNIKGSLDEVLSFLGLDFLNIELILPIGISFYTFASITYLVDVYKKHHLESFLNLATFLSFFPTLLAGPIMRSAFFFEQAYQKREFKHANLIIILLIFGIVKKVLIANYLGIYAKNILDFPQSYNFIQLLSAIYAYAVQIYCDFSGYVDLVCAFALMLGFTLPPNFNMPYLAKNLKEFWARWHISLSTFIRDYIYIPLGGNRKGMPRTIANILIAFILSGLWHGSTLAFALWGLLHGLGIVFIHLLALTKFSLQKIPALGRFLTFQFVCFTWIFFYYNKNLEDALEYFKACYNNFFQIPSYNDIYMLVSFGVLFMIYPLFINFKEYCVKILNLTPFLLKPFIITFILLLVFAFMPNGIPDFIYSSF from the coding sequence ATGACTTATTTTTCTTTAGAATTCAGTGTTTTAATGATTTTATTTTTTGCCATATATTGGGCATTTAAAGACAGTTATAAAATACAAAATATTTTGATATTATCTTTTTCATATCTTATTTATATACTGATTAACCCTTATTTTGCTTTAATTTTGTTTATTTATACTTTTTTTATACATTTTTTTGCTTTGCTTATCTTTGTGCGGCGAAAACGATATATTTTTGCTACTTGTCTAAGTTTTATAATCTTAAATTTATGCTTTTTCAAATATTTTCCAAATATCAAAGGAAGTCTTGATGAAGTATTAAGCTTTTTGGGACTTGATTTTTTAAACATCGAACTCATTTTACCTATAGGTATCAGTTTTTATACCTTTGCTTCTATTACTTACCTTGTAGATGTATACAAAAAACACCATTTAGAAAGCTTTTTAAATTTAGCAACCTTTTTATCATTTTTCCCAACCCTACTCGCAGGGCCGATTATGCGTAGTGCGTTTTTTTTCGAGCAAGCTTATCAAAAACGCGAATTTAAACATGCGAATTTAATCATCATTTTGCTTATTTTTGGTATAGTGAAAAAAGTTCTCATTGCTAATTACCTAGGAATTTATGCTAAAAATATTTTAGATTTTCCACAATCTTATAATTTCATACAACTTTTAAGCGCAATTTATGCTTATGCGGTGCAAATATATTGCGATTTTAGTGGATATGTAGATCTTGTTTGTGCTTTTGCTTTAATGCTAGGTTTTACCCTACCACCGAATTTTAATATGCCTTATCTAGCTAAAAATCTTAAAGAATTTTGGGCTAGATGGCATATCAGCCTTTCAACTTTCATAAGGGATTATATCTATATTCCTTTAGGAGGCAACAGAAAAGGAATGCCTCGCACCATAGCAAATATACTTATCGCTTTCATCCTTTCAGGCTTATGGCACGGAAGTACTTTGGCTTTTGCACTTTGGGGATTATTGCATGGTTTGGGTATTGTATTTATCCATTTGCTTGCCTTGACTAAATTCAGCCTTCAAAAAATTCCAGCTTTAGGAAGATTTTTAACCTTTCAATTTGTATGTTTTACTTGGATTTTCTTTTATTATAATAAAAATTTAGAAGATGCTTTAGAATACTTCAAAGCTTGTTATAATAACTTTTTCCAAATTCCTAGCTATAATGATATTTATATGCTTGTAAGTTTTGGTGTACTTTTTATGATTTATCCTTTATTTATCAATTTTAAAGAATACTGTGTAAAAATTTTAAATCTTACACCCTTTTTACTCAAGCCATTCATAATCACTTTTATCTTGCTTTTAGTGTTTGCTTTTATGCCGAATGGTATTCCTGATTTTATTTATTCGAGTTTTTAA
- a CDS encoding Putative periplasmic protein, translated as MKMIKFFFILIIVFVLVCLVMNQSIFSYIEQKYHFTFYPKNDILQEANGLKNKLEQIRAILSNEPLPQNTEENIVTQENIDELNASKDFLDENATIFIENMQQTTGDKNISFIDNTKLEVHKGDEFLFIGDSLMQGVAIALNRDLINLGLKASDLSKQNTGLSYKSYFNWAKATKEAFVKNPNIKYLVVLLGANDPWDIKKGGVYHRFGSEGWINIYTYRVNEIINIAKQHHAKILWFEIPPVKKNELNEKIQILNKIYSEEILKNKQIFINTKLFFSVNDEFSTYIKNENNKSVKMRTDDGIHFTSNGAKEMSKLLLQHITIKEENAN; from the coding sequence ATGAAAATGATTAAATTCTTCTTTATTTTGATTATAGTTTTTGTACTGGTTTGCCTTGTGATGAATCAAAGCATTTTTTCTTATATCGAGCAAAAATATCACTTTACATTTTACCCTAAAAACGATATTTTACAAGAAGCTAATGGCCTTAAAAATAAACTAGAACAAATTCGTGCGATACTAAGCAATGAGCCTCTGCCTCAAAATACAGAGGAAAATATCGTCACTCAAGAAAATATAGATGAGCTTAATGCAAGCAAAGATTTTTTAGATGAAAATGCTACGATTTTTATCGAAAATATGCAACAAACAACAGGGGATAAAAATATCAGTTTTATTGACAATACCAAACTAGAAGTTCACAAGGGTGATGAATTTTTATTCATAGGTGATTCTTTAATGCAAGGCGTTGCCATCGCTCTTAATCGCGACTTGATCAATCTAGGCTTAAAAGCTAGCGATCTTAGCAAGCAAAATACTGGACTTTCTTACAAATCTTATTTTAACTGGGCAAAAGCAACCAAAGAAGCTTTTGTAAAAAATCCTAACATTAAATATCTAGTTGTCTTACTAGGGGCAAATGATCCTTGGGATATCAAAAAAGGTGGAGTTTATCATCGTTTTGGCTCAGAGGGCTGGATCAATATCTATACCTATAGAGTAAATGAAATCATCAATATAGCCAAACAACATCATGCAAAAATTCTTTGGTTTGAAATTCCTCCTGTTAAAAAAAATGAACTCAATGAAAAAATACAAATTCTAAACAAAATTTATAGCGAAGAAATTCTCAAAAATAAACAAATTTTTATCAATACAAAACTATTTTTTAGCGTTAATGATGAATTTTCAACCTATATTAAAAATGAAAATAACAAAAGTGTAAAAATGAGAACAGATGATGGAATTCATTTTACCTCAAACGGAGCAAAAGAGATGTCAAAACTCTTGCTTCAACATATAACAATCAAGGAAGAAAATGCAAATTAA
- a CDS encoding Possible periplasmic protein: MQIKQFKAVLLILIFSINLYANNTNHTIDEILSQTKNKSALSNYASKKDLKILEQKLKDHKNIGIRIYGDSHTAADFFPRVIRGYLIKSNSIGFAYPLQPKYQQNLNLDYSYKNYEILNSRNTDTAGIDFPLGGVIAKAKTKGAKIILDTNLDKKKFKVGFVFKAQNDTNAFSIKDTQNKSYELRSVANKWSYKEYELVFPLQISALQKNAQLGGYFITSKNDNTYLDTIAINGAKSDLWMSWNKKVSEQELKLLPNDLILLAYGSNDALFKGFEKNQFKKNLKEWIHTLKTYNKNALIMLVSPPTVVKKQGKNYILAPDFFAIRQALYEIAKEEKTLLFDMHQFMQDSGGKNKWIEQKLSLQDVHLTIKGYELMAKKLLDDLKKYVRY; the protein is encoded by the coding sequence ATGCAAATTAAGCAATTTAAAGCTGTATTATTAATTCTTATATTTTCAATCAATTTATACGCAAATAACACAAACCATACCATAGATGAAATTCTAAGCCAAACCAAAAACAAAAGTGCTTTAAGCAATTATGCTTCCAAAAAAGATTTAAAGATTTTAGAACAAAAACTCAAAGATCATAAAAATATAGGCATTAGAATTTACGGGGATTCTCACACAGCAGCAGATTTTTTTCCACGGGTTATCAGAGGATATTTAATCAAATCAAACTCCATAGGCTTTGCTTATCCTTTACAACCCAAATATCAACAAAATTTAAATCTTGATTATTCTTATAAAAATTATGAAATTTTAAATTCAAGAAATACAGACACCGCAGGCATTGATTTTCCCTTAGGTGGCGTCATAGCTAAAGCCAAGACAAAGGGTGCAAAAATCATTCTTGATACCAATCTTGACAAAAAGAAATTTAAAGTGGGTTTTGTTTTTAAAGCTCAAAACGATACCAATGCCTTTAGCATTAAAGACACTCAAAATAAAAGCTATGAGTTAAGATCAGTGGCCAATAAATGGTCATATAAAGAATATGAACTTGTTTTTCCTTTGCAAATTTCTGCTCTGCAAAAAAATGCTCAATTGGGTGGGTATTTTATCACTAGTAAAAATGACAATACTTATTTAGATACCATAGCGATCAATGGGGCAAAAAGTGATCTTTGGATGTCGTGGAATAAAAAAGTAAGCGAACAAGAATTAAAACTTTTACCTAATGACTTGATCTTGCTTGCTTATGGTTCTAACGATGCACTTTTTAAAGGCTTTGAAAAAAATCAATTCAAAAAGAATTTAAAAGAATGGATTCATACGCTTAAAACTTACAACAAAAATGCTCTTATCATGCTTGTTTCGCCTCCTACTGTGGTAAAAAAACAAGGTAAAAACTATATCCTAGCTCCTGATTTTTTTGCTATAAGGCAAGCACTTTATGAGATAGCTAAGGAAGAAAAAACCCTTCTTTTTGATATGCATCAATTCATGCAAGATAGTGGTGGAAAAAACAAATGGATAGAGCAAAAGCTCTCCTTGCAAGATGTGCATTTAACCATTAAAGGCTATGAATTAATGGCTAAAAAATTGCTTGATGATTTAAAAAAATATGTGCGTTATTGA
- a CDS encoding Outer membrane efflux protein — MKNLLSILLAFFLSACGVKLSLPKEPIMSKESFKDLNLTYDWYKAYDNAKLNEFLNFVLLNNSDINIARNTLLTALARADLIDYDFYPTLSANLGLSGDKNLNSGAQSKKFSNGLNLSYELDIYGKIRDSSSASEFSAKASAYDLENLKISMINTALNNVFELAYFNDVDNLLKEYLANLEQMRELYAYKLELGKIEELDLLNIEQNLLRARQNLLRNEQNRNLLIKNLQDLIDKQEGFAYIDYFKALTLSDFKNLNPNFNIPLEALVYRPDVRSKLNTLKSAFKDYTSVQKSILPSISLNGALNGSDEQFDDSFKFEILSGNVKISLPFLDYGRVKQNIKISQFNYESMLVAYEQSLQSAMNEFALNYKDYQSNTMLVQILKDTRLKQELITQAYWEKYNLGKSELKDYLDASNALNSAKQDLLGARFNLLKTINSYYQITALSYDETHLELP; from the coding sequence ATGAAAAATTTATTGAGTATTTTGCTAGCATTTTTTTTAAGTGCTTGTGGTGTAAAACTTAGCTTACCTAAAGAACCTATAATGAGCAAAGAGAGCTTTAAAGACTTAAATCTCACTTATGATTGGTACAAAGCTTATGATAATGCTAAATTGAATGAATTTTTAAATTTTGTTTTGTTAAATAATAGCGATATTAATATAGCTAGAAATACTTTGCTTACAGCTTTAGCAAGGGCTGATTTGATAGATTATGATTTTTATCCGACTTTAAGTGCAAATTTGGGACTTAGTGGAGATAAGAATTTAAATTCTGGAGCCCAAAGTAAGAAATTTAGCAATGGTTTAAATTTAAGCTACGAGCTTGATATCTATGGAAAGATAAGAGATAGCTCAAGTGCGAGCGAATTTAGCGCAAAGGCTAGTGCTTACGATCTTGAAAATTTAAAAATCAGTATGATTAATACAGCTTTAAATAATGTTTTTGAGCTTGCTTATTTTAACGATGTAGATAATTTACTTAAAGAGTATTTAGCTAACTTAGAGCAAATGAGAGAGCTTTATGCTTATAAATTAGAGCTTGGAAAAATCGAAGAACTTGATTTGCTTAATATCGAGCAAAATTTATTAAGAGCAAGACAGAATTTATTACGCAATGAGCAAAATCGTAATTTGCTTATAAAAAATCTACAAGATTTGATAGACAAACAAGAGGGTTTTGCTTATATTGATTATTTTAAAGCTTTGACTCTTTCTGATTTTAAGAATTTAAACCCTAATTTTAATATCCCTTTGGAAGCTCTTGTGTATCGTCCTGATGTGCGTTCTAAGCTCAATACCCTTAAATCTGCTTTTAAAGATTATACTTCGGTACAAAAATCAATCTTGCCAAGCATTTCTCTAAATGGAGCTTTAAATGGTAGCGATGAGCAATTTGATGATAGCTTTAAATTTGAAATTCTAAGTGGCAATGTAAAAATTTCTTTGCCTTTCTTAGACTATGGTAGAGTAAAGCAAAATATCAAAATTTCACAGTTTAATTACGAGAGTATGCTTGTTGCTTATGAGCAAAGTTTGCAAAGTGCTATGAATGAATTTGCTTTAAATTATAAAGACTATCAAAGCAACACCATGCTAGTTCAAATTTTAAAAGATACTCGTTTAAAACAAGAGTTGATTACTCAAGCTTATTGGGAAAAATACAATTTAGGCAAAAGTGAATTAAAAGATTATCTAGATGCCTCTAATGCTTTAAATTCTGCTAAACAAGATCTTTTAGGAGCTAGGTTTAATCTTCTTAAAACTATTAATTCTTATTATCAAATCACAGCTTTAAGCTATGATGAAACTCATTTGGAATTGCCTTAA
- a CDS encoding Macrolide export ATP-binding/permease protein MacB — protein MIFLNNICKNIGENAILKNVSLSIEKGEFVAIIGQSGSGKTSLLNIIGTLDEPSSGSYIFDDYEVTQLNNDEKARLRREKIGFIFQRYNLLNLLSANDNVALPAVYAGKKVQERNSRAQELLGNLELEHKIESKPNQLSGGQQQRVSIARALMNGGELILADEPTGALDSKSGIMVLEILKKLNAQGHTIVLVTHDPKIAAQAKRVIEIKDGEILSDSKKDKIAYQGQVKSMPKEKKTLTLLKNQAFECLKIAYSSILAHKLRSILTMLGIIIGIASVVCVVALGLGSQAKVLESIARLGTNTIEIRPGKGFGDLRSGKTRLNFSDLETLRSLDYLEAVDAHSSTSGVATYTNISLSARAEGVGVNNFAIEGLKLQVGRILNNEDVENNANVVVLDFNAKRNLFPRQKSEDVLGRVVIFNSQPFKIVGVLQKDTEKPIEDNVVRLYMPYTTLMNKLTGDRNLREIIVKVKDDVSSTLAENAIIRILEIKRGQRDFFTFNSDTFKQAITANKRTTTILTASVAVIALIVGGIGVMNIMLVSVSERTREIGIRMAIGARREDIMMQFLIEAVMICSMGAILGVLLSVFVIFGFNTLSTDFPMILNAYSVLLGLLSSVLIGVVFGFFPARNAANLNPISALSKE, from the coding sequence ATGATTTTCTTAAACAATATTTGTAAAAATATCGGCGAGAATGCCATTTTAAAAAATGTAAGTTTAAGTATAGAAAAAGGTGAATTTGTTGCTATTATAGGGCAAAGCGGGAGCGGAAAAACTTCGCTTTTAAATATCATAGGAACCTTAGATGAACCAAGTAGCGGGAGTTATATTTTTGATGATTATGAAGTAACTCAGCTTAATAACGATGAAAAAGCGAGATTAAGACGCGAAAAAATAGGTTTTATTTTTCAGCGCTACAATCTTTTAAATCTTCTAAGTGCAAATGATAATGTCGCATTACCTGCTGTTTATGCGGGTAAAAAAGTACAAGAAAGAAACTCTAGAGCTCAAGAACTTTTAGGAAATTTGGAGCTTGAGCACAAGATAGAGTCAAAACCCAATCAACTAAGTGGGGGACAGCAACAGCGTGTTTCTATAGCTAGAGCTTTGATGAATGGTGGAGAGCTTATTTTAGCTGATGAGCCAACGGGAGCTTTAGACAGTAAAAGTGGTATTATGGTGCTTGAAATTTTAAAAAAATTAAACGCACAAGGGCATACCATAGTACTTGTAACGCACGATCCAAAGATCGCAGCACAAGCTAAAAGAGTGATAGAAATCAAAGACGGCGAGATTTTAAGCGACAGTAAAAAAGATAAGATTGCTTATCAAGGACAGGTTAAAAGCATGCCAAAAGAGAAAAAAACTCTTACCTTGCTTAAAAATCAAGCCTTTGAATGTTTAAAAATAGCTTATTCTTCTATACTCGCGCATAAACTTCGTTCTATTTTAACCATGCTGGGGATCATCATAGGTATAGCTTCGGTTGTGTGTGTAGTAGCTTTAGGGCTTGGATCTCAAGCTAAGGTTTTAGAATCCATCGCAAGACTTGGAACCAATACCATCGAAATTCGCCCTGGTAAAGGTTTTGGGGATTTGCGTTCGGGTAAAACAAGGCTTAATTTTAGCGACCTAGAAACGCTTAGAAGTTTGGATTATTTGGAGGCAGTGGACGCACACTCTAGCACTTCAGGTGTGGCAACTTATACGAATATTTCTTTAAGTGCTAGGGCTGAGGGAGTAGGTGTAAATAACTTTGCCATAGAGGGTTTAAAACTTCAAGTTGGAAGAATTTTAAACAATGAAGATGTAGAAAATAACGCTAATGTAGTGGTGCTTGATTTTAATGCCAAGAGAAATCTTTTTCCTCGCCAAAAGAGTGAAGATGTTTTAGGGCGTGTGGTGATTTTTAATTCTCAACCCTTTAAAATCGTAGGAGTTTTGCAAAAAGATACAGAAAAACCTATAGAAGATAATGTAGTACGCCTTTATATGCCTTATACTACGCTGATGAATAAGCTTACGGGCGATAGAAATTTGCGTGAAATTATAGTAAAAGTAAAGGATGATGTGAGTTCTACTTTGGCTGAAAATGCCATTATTAGAATTTTGGAAATCAAACGCGGGCAAAGGGATTTTTTTACTTTTAATTCTGATACTTTCAAGCAAGCTATCACAGCAAATAAACGCACGACAACTATACTTACTGCCTCGGTGGCGGTGATTGCTTTGATTGTTGGGGGTATAGGCGTGATGAATATCATGCTGGTTTCAGTGAGTGAAAGAACAAGAGAAATAGGAATTCGTATGGCAATAGGCGCTAGAAGAGAGGATATCATGATGCAGTTTTTGATCGAAGCGGTGATGATATGCTCTATGGGTGCGATTTTGGGAGTTTTACTTTCTGTTTTTGTGATTTTTGGTTTTAATACTCTAAGCACTGATTTTCCTATGATTTTAAATGCGTATTCTGTGCTTTTGGGCTTATTAAGTTCGGTTTTAATCGGAGTTGTTTTTGGATTTTTCCCTGCAAGAAATGCAGCCAATTTAAATCCTATCAGCGCCTTATCAAAGGAATAA
- a CDS encoding Macrolide-specific efflux protein MacA, producing the protein MKNKIVLIVVILALFGVGAYFVFFNSGEKITYLTQKVKKTNISQTIEAVGKVYAKDQVDVGAQVSGQIIKLYVDVGSYVKQGDLIAQIDKDKQQNDLDITKAQLESAKANLESKKVALEIASKQYQREQKLYAAKASSLENLETQKNNFYALKANVAELNAQVVQLEITLKNAQKDLGYTTITAPMDGVVINVAVDEGQTVNANQNTPTIVRIANLDQMEVRMEIAEADVSKIKIGTELDFSLLSNPQKTYQASIASIDPADTQVSDSSTSSSSSSSGSSSSSSNNAIYYYAKFYVANKDDFLRIGMSIQNEIVVASAKDVIAVPTYTIKNDAKGYYVEILQDQKAVKKYVKLGIKDSVNTQILEGLSEGELLVVSSSGDSVAPKLRLRF; encoded by the coding sequence ATGAAAAATAAGATCGTTTTGATTGTAGTAATTTTAGCGCTTTTTGGAGTGGGTGCTTATTTTGTATTTTTTAATAGTGGTGAAAAAATCACTTATCTTACTCAAAAAGTTAAAAAAACAAATATTTCTCAAACCATAGAAGCGGTAGGGAAGGTTTATGCTAAAGATCAAGTTGATGTAGGTGCTCAAGTGAGTGGACAAATCATCAAGCTTTATGTGGATGTGGGCTCATATGTAAAACAAGGTGATTTGATTGCACAAATTGATAAAGATAAACAGCAAAATGATTTAGATATCACAAAGGCACAACTTGAAAGTGCTAAGGCTAATTTAGAAAGTAAAAAAGTCGCCCTTGAAATCGCAAGTAAACAATATCAAAGAGAACAAAAGCTTTATGCTGCTAAGGCAAGTTCTCTTGAAAATTTAGAAACTCAAAAAAATAATTTTTACGCTTTAAAGGCAAATGTTGCAGAGCTTAATGCTCAAGTAGTTCAGCTTGAAATTACTCTCAAAAACGCTCAAAAAGATTTAGGATATACAACTATCACTGCACCTATGGATGGGGTTGTGATCAATGTAGCAGTTGATGAGGGGCAAACTGTCAATGCTAATCAAAACACCCCAACCATAGTCCGCATAGCCAATCTAGATCAAATGGAAGTAAGAATGGAGATAGCCGAAGCGGATGTTAGCAAGATAAAAATCGGTACAGAGCTTGATTTTTCTTTGCTTAGCAATCCTCAAAAAACCTATCAAGCAAGTATAGCAAGTATAGATCCTGCAGATACTCAAGTCAGTGATTCAAGTACGAGTTCTAGTTCTTCAAGCTCGGGTTCTTCAAGTTCAAGTTCCAATAATGCGATATATTATTATGCTAAATTTTATGTAGCAAATAAAGATGATTTTTTGCGCATTGGCATGAGTATACAAAATGAAATTGTTGTTGCAAGTGCTAAAGATGTTATCGCTGTGCCTACTTATACGATTAAGAATGACGCAAAAGGGTATTATGTTGAAATTTTGCAAGATCAAAAAGCGGTAAAAAAATATGTTAAATTAGGCATTAAGGATTCTGTAAATACTCAAATTTTAGAAGGTTTGAGCGAGGGTGAATTGCTAGTGGTGAGTTCAAGTGGCGATAGTGTTGCTCCTAAGTTAAGATTGAGATTTTGA
- a CDS encoding N-acetyl-L,L-diaminopimelate deacetylase, whose protein sequence is MLERVKNLSDKYYEKIVNLRHQIHMHPELEFEEENTARLVCEILDEFGIKYEKNIAKTGILASIEGKKQSTKKPQCVLLRADMDALPVQEQTNLSYASKINGKMHACGHDGHTAGLLGAALILNELRDEFSGTIKFMFQPAEEGSGGAKPMIEAGILENPHVDAVFGCHLWGPLLENTAQIVSGEMMAGVDVFDLEFIGKGGHGAHPHTTIDPIVMASKFVSDVQCIISRRLRPVDAGVITIGKFHAGTTFNVIPQNAILQGTVRFLSDENQKLLQSSIENTAKAVALEFGGDFKLDYKREYPPLINDENAAKIARKAFGKVLGEQNIISVAKPDMGAEDFAFLTRERMGAYVFVGISKDLKNPTLHHSSTFCWDDENLKVLMQGDSMMALEFLNS, encoded by the coding sequence ATGTTAGAACGCGTTAAAAATTTAAGTGATAAATACTATGAAAAAATCGTCAATTTAAGGCATCAAATTCATATGCACCCTGAGCTTGAATTTGAAGAGGAAAATACAGCAAGATTGGTGTGCGAAATTTTAGATGAATTTGGTATTAAATATGAAAAAAATATAGCTAAAACCGGAATTTTAGCAAGCATAGAAGGAAAAAAACAAAGCACTAAAAAACCTCAATGCGTGCTTTTAAGAGCGGATATGGACGCTTTGCCTGTGCAAGAGCAAACAAATCTTAGTTATGCTTCAAAAATCAATGGAAAAATGCACGCATGTGGTCATGATGGGCACACAGCAGGGCTTTTGGGAGCGGCTTTGATCTTGAATGAATTAAGAGATGAATTTAGCGGAACGATTAAATTCATGTTTCAGCCTGCTGAAGAAGGAAGTGGGGGTGCTAAGCCTATGATAGAAGCAGGCATACTTGAAAATCCTCATGTGGATGCAGTTTTTGGATGCCATTTGTGGGGGCCTTTGCTCGAAAATACTGCTCAAATTGTAAGCGGTGAGATGATGGCGGGGGTTGATGTTTTTGATCTTGAATTTATAGGAAAAGGTGGGCATGGGGCACACCCTCATACAACTATCGATCCTATAGTTATGGCGAGCAAATTTGTCAGCGATGTGCAATGTATCATTTCAAGGCGCTTAAGACCTGTGGACGCAGGGGTTATCACCATAGGAAAATTCCATGCAGGAACGACTTTTAATGTGATCCCGCAAAATGCTATCTTGCAAGGAACAGTGCGTTTTTTAAGCGATGAAAATCAAAAACTTTTACAAAGCTCTATAGAAAATACAGCCAAAGCTGTTGCTTTAGAATTTGGGGGTGATTTTAAGCTTGATTATAAAAGAGAATACCCTCCTTTGATCAACGATGAAAATGCTGCAAAAATAGCCAGAAAAGCTTTTGGCAAGGTATTGGGCGAACAAAATATCATTAGCGTAGCTAAGCCTGATATGGGGGCTGAGGATTTTGCTTTTTTAACGCGTGAGAGAATGGGTGCTTATGTTTTTGTGGGCATTTCAAAAGATTTGAAAAATCCTACCTTGCATCATAGCTCTACTTTTTGCTGGGATGATGAAAATTTAAAAGTTTTAATGCAGGGTGATAGTATGATGGCTTTAGAATTTTTAAATTCTTAA
- a CDS encoding UDP-galactose-lipid carrier transferase, with protein sequence MQEKASSKVKQGVKKDEIYVSVKKKKSTLEYEKDLRNLQIELLKFQNYVKAKGLKVLILIEGRDAAGKGGAIKRLIEYLNPRGCRVVALEKPSDVEKTQWYFQRYVTHLPSAGEIVIFDRSWYNRAGVEPVMGFCTPQQHKDFLREVPLFENMISNSNLMFFKFYFSVSKEEQKKRFEKRRIDPLKQYKLSPVDQKSQELWDKYTLAKYSMLLASNTPTCPWTIISSDDKKKARLNLLRFILSKVDYADKKTGDFSKIDQELVRSGEEEIRKMEANLEKIDNKKADEKIKDLD encoded by the coding sequence ATGCAAGAAAAAGCTTCTTCAAAGGTTAAACAGGGTGTCAAAAAGGATGAAATTTATGTTTCTGTTAAAAAGAAAAAAAGCACTTTAGAATACGAAAAAGATCTGAGAAATCTACAAATCGAGCTTTTGAAATTTCAAAACTATGTAAAAGCAAAAGGCCTAAAAGTGCTTATACTTATAGAAGGACGCGATGCAGCAGGCAAGGGTGGTGCGATCAAGCGTTTGATAGAGTATCTAAATCCTAGAGGATGTCGCGTAGTAGCACTTGAAAAGCCTAGTGATGTTGAAAAAACGCAGTGGTATTTTCAACGCTATGTGACGCATTTGCCTTCAGCGGGTGAGATTGTGATCTTTGATAGATCGTGGTATAACCGCGCAGGAGTAGAGCCTGTGATGGGTTTTTGTACCCCACAGCAGCATAAAGACTTTTTAAGAGAAGTGCCTTTGTTTGAGAATATGATTTCAAATAGCAATTTGATGTTTTTTAAATTTTATTTTTCTGTTTCTAAAGAGGAGCAAAAAAAACGCTTTGAAAAACGCCGTATCGATCCTTTGAAACAATACAAACTTTCTCCTGTGGATCAAAAATCTCAAGAATTATGGGATAAATACACCTTAGCAAAGTATTCTATGCTTTTAGCATCCAACACTCCTACTTGTCCATGGACTATCATTTCTTCAGATGATAAGAAAAAAGCAAGGCTTAATTTGTTGCGTTTTATATTGTCAAAAGTGGATTATGCGGATAAAAAAACGGGAGATTTTTCGAAAATTGATCAAGAATTAGTAAGAAGCGGTGAAGAAGAAATTCGTAAAATGGAAGCAAATTTAGAAAAAATAGACAATAAAAAAGCAGATGAAAAAATAAAGGATTTGGATTAA